The nucleotide sequence cAGTCATCATATACGCAATAAATGACAAAAAATTTGGTTTCCATCAAAGGTTGAAAAGATAGTATCTACTAACTGTTATCTACAAATACATCTTTAAGTTCTTCTTATTTTATTCACTTAGTTATGTTCTGTGCACAAGGGGCCTGTCAGAAGAAAGAGATACATAGTACCTGATCCTCGAGGAATAATCTTGGTGGAGTACACCATGCACCTCTATGAATCACGTTGAAGGAACTGGTGCTGCTTAGTCCAGTAAAAGAGCTTACTTGAGACATTTGTGGACTTTGCTGTTCTCCAACAGCATGTTgttcctgctcctgctcctgctcccttAAAGCTATGATGTAATCATATGTACTAATTCCCTGCACCAACATTCATGCAGATATCAATCATAACGAGGTAGTCCAAATCAACAACTTCTTTCCAGTTCTCATAAGTCAACAACACCACATCATGTGGTTAGCTGCCTAGTCCATTCCTCTATATCAGATTTATTTTGTTTAAATTACAAGTTGTTAGAAGAATGGTTGGATGCTTTGTCCACATGGATGCATCTAAATGATGTCAAAACATAAAAGAATATATCTTCATGAAAGCAGTATGAAATCTAGTAGAAAGATAATTTCAGCAAGATTTACCTTTTTTATTAGAAGAATGTGAAAGAAGAAAAGTTGTGCAACTGGTAGGGTCGCAACCATGGCTAAGAAAGTACAGGAAGCCTGCAGATGTAGAGCCACATCATATGATAATCACTGTTAGTTTTCATAGGCTATATTTATTCAACTGTAAACCCCTACTTCAAGTACTCACCACCACAATAACAAAGGGCACCAAAGAGAAGCTGCTTCCCAACTTTGAGATGATTTCTGCAGAGAACCGCTTTCGCTCAAGGAAGCAGAGTATCAACACAAGGAGTCCAATTGACCACTGCAGAATAAGCTGGCCCAAGGTGCACAAAGCATGGAGACCTGTCAATAGTCAATCAGAACAAAAAGGACCCAACAAGATGCATGCTACATATCAGGTCCATGGTGCACTACAAAGTTAGTGTCTTCTGAGGTGTCAATAGGCACAATAAAAATAGTCTCATACTATCACATGTCTACGCAGACCACCGTCCTAATAGAGAAAAAGACTTGTGCTTACCAAGAGAAGAGCAGACGCCATTAGGGTGAAGAACCTTTTATAGTTTTTTCTTCCTATGCAGTTGTTGATCCACTAGAAGATCAAGGGAGGATATTAAGCATTGCATGCCAtcaagaggaaaagaagaaagattTTAAATTTGAAAAGTCACCCTGCAGTGATGATCGAAGCCATCGACACATTTGTCACAAACTCTACAGTGCTTACTATACTTCAATACCTGCAAAATGTGATAAGGGAGAAAAACCAGGTTAACAGAGAGCACATTAGATTATTgttgataaattatcatttttcttGAGAGGGATGTGTAACTTTAATCCACACTTTAAATTTGTTTTAGTCAAATTTTGCCAGGAACAGCTGCAAGAAATATGCAACTTGCATCTTTAGACCAAATAGTTTTGAATTTCAATATaacatctcaattcatgcataaaccttagtaaatagcaaaagatatagaaataaagtcaatAAATAGACTGGACATTAATGTCAACTACACATAATCGAAACATTACGAATTTAAATCGTCAGAGATTACTAAATGCTTTCCTGTAAAACCAGGGATGAGGACATCTGTCAGTAATAGTTGACTGCATTGAACACGAAATGCAGTTCTCCTTGTAATCAGGATTGACACTAAGAACTACAGATCCAACTAAGAGGGGATGTATAGGCAGACCTTGTGTGGAGACAAGACTTGATTGCTCAAATAGTCGTGAACACAGAATTGGAGTGTGCTTTATTCAATGTTTTCCAAGTTTATTAAGCATTTCAACAGAAAAGAAATGAACAACAATCCaaaataaaatttcttttaaCAACTATAACAGAGATATTCTTATTTAACAGTTACCTCATCGCATACCTCAATGTGGCTAAAGGTGCATATTGCGAAAGACACCATTTTGTTTAGAACAAGGTGAAAACATAACTAGTAAACCATATCGTTCTTAGTTTGTAGCTACTAGCAATTAGAATTAGAGGCACTTTTTTATTCAAGGAAATAGCCATTAGCAATTATTCcaggaaaaaaaatctaattagttAATTTCTGAAGCAGAATTACTAGTAAATTTAGTTCAGGAGAGGGTCCAGAGAATACGATGCAACCTGAAGGATGACAGAAAAGATATATTTGCTAAAGAAAGGAGAATGCTATAAAACTTAGATATTTTGGTCATTGGGCATACCTCAACTTCGCATAGACTGCAGTAAAACATTCCTTCCTCACTCATTTGCTCTTCAGAAGACTGCTCATGTGACTGACACCAATTGCACATAAAAGACAGACCACACCAGCTAAAAAGTATTGCCAACCAAGTTATAGTGCTGCCAGGCAATCTCTCACTTTCAACTCTAGAATGTAACTCATCCCTAGCAGCATCtgaatcaatgctcccatcaagtTGCTTTTCGGCAGTTGTTTCAACATTTAGCTCCTTTGTTAAGCCTTCTTGCTTACACTCTTTGGAAACAAACTGTTCTTTGTAGTCCTCTACTTTAAGATACTTCTTTGATTTGAATATACCAGGGTCACCAGGATCCGTTGCCGCACACCACACATATAAGAAGAAAACACATGCAATCTGATAAAGAAGAAAGAGCAAAAAATCAGTCTCTGTAAGTAGCCACCTGTAACTCTTTTTGCAATCAGATCATCACAAGacacaatattttttttcaaattgtaCATATGGACTCATAGATATCTCGAATATAACAGCTGTAATATAACGGCACTTTCATAATATAAGAatgcatatttatcattttcacACATTATACACCATGAAGTTTTCAAATCGTATCAACCATAGGTGGTAGTTAGGAAATTTCTGGCATTGCGAGAAATGTACCACAAGTTTCACATCATTAAAAAAATGCAATGTGGTCAAAGAAACAAAATCAACTTTGAATAGTTTTTATGTTGATAATGAT is from Musa acuminata AAA Group cultivar baxijiao chromosome BXJ1-6, Cavendish_Baxijiao_AAA, whole genome shotgun sequence and encodes:
- the LOC103987242 gene encoding probable protein S-acyltransferase 22, giving the protein MRKHGWQLPYHPLQVVAIAVFLALGFAFYVFFVPFVGKKLFQYVVMGLYTPLIACVFFLYVWCAATDPGDPGIFKSKKYLKVEDYKEQFVSKECKQEGLTKELNVETTAEKQLDGSIDSDAARDELHSRVESERLPGSTITWLAILFSWCGLSFMCNWCQSHEQSSEEQMSEEGMFYCSLCEVEVLKYSKHCRVCDKCVDGFDHHCRWINNCIGRKNYKRFFTLMASALLLLILQWSIGLLVLILCFLERKRFSAEIISKLGSSFSLVPFVIVVASCTFLAMVATLPVAQLFFFHILLIKKGISTYDYIIALREQEQEQEQHAVGEQQSPQMSQVSSFTGLSSTSSFNVIHRGAWCTPPRLFLEDQFDVVPPEIGTSANHTSKKLMAEEPVKRKNAGPVKISPWTLARLNAEEVSKAAAQARKKSKILQPIVRRDNLQGQDTESSLGSGSGRMVLRSDNRRRMSKRGRVPLDLPLESLAKISASATESNASDLAPETSTGLAPLQLEARSAFRPNKPMPSARVVASSPDSSLDSPDLHPFRDSSSGAEEAQGLNSISITGIIPPNGIQRSRSASDGYEASGGEDSDRIPSRIVHRSSNWASIVLSSEHSQIADDMKASSSASLL